The following is a genomic window from Nguyenibacter vanlangensis.
TGCAGGGCGCAGAGTTCAGGAATGGCCCGCAAGGATCGTATGACCGAAGTCGTGGATTTTCCGGCCACTTCGATCAGCATGATCGCTCGGATTTCGTCATGATGTTCGCGCGCGCGAACGGTAAATCCCAGAATGGTGCCATTTTCGACCAGGCGATCCAGACGCGACTGGACAGTTGCACGCGATACACCCGTTATGCTGGCCAGTTTCGCAACCGGAGCGCGTCCATCCTCACGCAGGAGTGAAATGAGCTTCCGATCGAGAGCATCA
Proteins encoded in this region:
- a CDS encoding Lrp/AsnC family transcriptional regulator, with protein sequence MYIYDALDRKLISLLREDGRAPVAKLASITGVSRATVQSRLDRLVENGTILGFTVRAREHHDEIRAIMLIEVAGKSTTSVIRSLRAIPELCALHTTNGSWDLIAEIRTDTLGNFDRVLREVRMTDGILNSETSLMLSTI